A window of the Plectropomus leopardus isolate mb unplaced genomic scaffold, YSFRI_Pleo_2.0 unplaced_scaffold21807, whole genome shotgun sequence genome harbors these coding sequences:
- the tmem199 gene encoding transmembrane protein 199 — MLTFVPQNPELVARLEKIKAKLANEEYNRITRNVNTQEVNRSGTLADFGRQVRSVKAVVATVFNFLVTVVAAFACSYMGSQYLFADTAARVIAAVIAASVVGLAELYVLVRTMEGELGEP; from the exons ATGTTGACTTTTGTCCCTCAGAACCCAGAGCTGGTGGCTCGTCTGGAGAAGATCAAAGCCAAACTGGCCAATGAGGAATACAACCGAATCACACGTAACGTCAACACTCAG GAAGTCAACCGCAGTGGGACATTAGCAGATTTTGGTCGGCAAG TGCGATCGGTCAAAGCGGTGGTGGCGACTGTATTCAACTTCCTGGTCACAGTGGTTGCTGCTTTCGCCTGTTCGTACATGGGGAGTCAGTACCTGTTCGCTGACACAGCAGCG CGAGTAATAGCAGCTGTGATCGCTGCGTCTGTAGTCGGGCTCGCTGAGCTCTACGTGCTGGTCCGGACCATGGAGGGGGAACTCGGGGAACCGTAg